In one Arachis duranensis cultivar V14167 chromosome 9, aradu.V14167.gnm2.J7QH, whole genome shotgun sequence genomic region, the following are encoded:
- the LOC107466120 gene encoding uncharacterized protein LOC107466120 gives MGATPFYHSILEVRLPKHFDKLMDMRYDGTQDPQEHLTAFEARMNLEGVGDEVRCRAFPVTLAGPAIRWFNSLPQRSVAGFSDISRAFLAQFTTRIAKAKHPINLLGITQKTGETTRKYLYRFNDECLEIEGLTDSVAILCLTNGLLNEDFRKHLTTKLIWTMQEIQIVAHEYINDEEVSQVVAANKRQPSYT, from the coding sequence ATGGGCGCTACCCCATTCTATCATTCCATTCTCGAAGTCCGGTTGCCAAAGCACTTTGACAAACTAATGGACATGAGGTATGACGGAACTCAAGACCCGCAGGAGCATCTCACGGCCTTCGAGGCCAGAATGAACTTGGAGGGAGTGGGAGACGAAGTAAGGTGCCGCGCCTTCCCGGTCACCCTAGCAGGCCCTGCGATACGATGGTTCAATAGCCTCCCCCAGCGCTCCGTGGCCGGCTTCTCGGATATCAGTCGCGCCTTCTTAGCACAATTCACTACCAGAATCGCAAAGGCAAAACACCCGATCAATCTGCTCGGCATCACTCAAAAAACTGGCGAGACGACCAGGAAATACCTATATCGCTTCAACGACGAATGCTTGGAGATTGAGGGGTTAACCGATTCGGTGGCCATTCTCTGCCTGACGAACGGGCTCCTTAACGAGGACTTCAGAAAGCACCTCACCACAAAGCTAATATGGACGATGCAAGAAATCCAAATCGTAGCCCATGAATACATTAACGATGAGGAAGTCAGTCAAGTTGTGGCTGCTAACAAGCGGCAACCCTCTTACACTTAA
- the LOC110275733 gene encoding uncharacterized protein LOC110275733, whose amino-acid sequence MDPCVRGGVQTLQRDPGSTPVLGKPKVGEPLYLYLAKTEEALAAVLVREEGKAQQQIYFVSALQGAEPRYNKLEKLALALLTSSRILRQYFQGHQIVVKTDQRIHQGLKKRLGDKKGAWADELTSVLWSYRITEQSSTEETPFRLTYGVDAMIPVEIGEPSPRLLLKGVEKAMEKDLVDEAREMAHLTEVALKQRMTLRYNAKVLKREFGKNDLVLRHNDIGLPTQGEGKLATNWEGPYRVKEVLGKGAYKLEKLDGKEIPRT is encoded by the exons ATGGACCCCTGCGTGCGAGGAGGCGTTCAAACACTTCAAAGAGATCCTGGCAGCACCCCCGTGCTTGGGAAGCCCAAGGTCGGAGAACCACTTTACCTATACCTGGCCAAAACAGAGGAGGCACTTGCAGCAGTCTTGGTGAGGGAAGAAGGAAAGGCCCAACAGCAAATCTACTTCGTAAGTGCGCTACAAGGAGCAGAACCGCGGTACAACAAACTGGAAAAACTGGCACTGGCACTCTTGACCTCTTCCCGCATACTAAGGCAATACTTCCAAGGCCACCAGATCGTTGTGAAGACAGACCAGAGAATCCATCAA GGCCTCAAGAAGCGGCTGGGTGACAAAAAAGGCGCATGGGCCGATGAACTCACTTCAGTCCTTTGGTCTTACCGAATAACAGAGCAGTCCTCCACGGAAGAAACCCCCTTCCGCCTGACATACGGGGTGGACGCGATGATACCCGTGGAAATCGGCGAGCCGAGCCCGCGGCTACTTCTAAAGGGAGTAGAAAAAGCAATGGAGAAAGACCTAGTAGATGAGGCCAGAGAGATGGCCCATTTGACAGAAGTAGCACTGAAGCAGAGAATGACCCTGCGTTACAACGCCAAAGTGCTCAAGAGGGAGTTCGGAAAAAATGACCTGGTCTTGCGACACAACGACATAGGGCTACCGACCCAAGGGGAAGGAAAACTAGCGACAAATTGGGAAGGCCCCTACAGGGTCAAAGAGGTGCTCGGCAAAGGCGCCTACAAATTGGAGAAGCTCGATGGCAAGGAGATACCGAGAACATAG